The genomic interval ATTAAATAGATTTAcatatatgttgactcaccatccaaCAATTGATGGAATGGGTCAATTCTAACTGGATTTCAACTTTAGCATGCAATACTCTCACATTCACACTAACATATGCATTCTACAGGTAGGTTGTAGCTGCACTCTACAAATAAGCACTGGGAAGACATTTGCTGAGATGCAAAGTGGTGGAAAGCAGCCTTAAGTAAAGGAGGAAGTGGCAGGTTTGCTCCCCATATAGAAGCACCCAAGCCCAACATGATCCATTCCCTATTTATCTCCTTCCCCACCAACTTCTCACAAGGATCCCGTGCAATGAAGTGTGCTCCTAGGGCAGGGTGGAGATTGGTGGGATTCGGTGTGGCCATCAGCTtgctttttgccatcttggtgTTGGCTTTAGCAAACTCTAACCGCAATGTCTGGGGATTCTCCGGGTCAAAGCGGATGCCctgcagcagaagaaaagaagacGACAGATTATATGAATAGAATAAAAATGGGACATTGGGCCTTGGAAAATAGTTTAAATGAAGAGCTGTAACACAAGAAGTATTTTCTTCTTAAAGCAAGAAACTCAGATAAGCTACAGTGTGAGGAATCATGCTGTACCAGTGTGTGCAATACAGTGGGTCTTGGTGTTCATTGGGGTTTAATTCCAAGACCACCcatagatgccaaaatccatagatgttccaGGTCTCATTAATtataatgtcatagtaaaatggtatcccttaaataaaatggcaaagtcaaggttggttttttggaatttatatattttttgaatttttttatgcCATGGAATCGGATGCTTGAACCCGTGGATAAAGAAGCCATGGACAGGGAGAATGGGTTTCACGACTTGAAATGGTAGTGCTTTCAAGTGCTGCCTGTGAAACTGTTCCCCTGACAGATATTTCTGCTGTGCTAGTTTTCTAATAACAGGAATTTCTGTTCCTTTACATTTTGCAAATATGATCTGCCTGCCTGCAGTCTGACGTGGTCTAGTCCATTCGACCATCACATAGTCCATTCTACCACCATTGTTTGTTTCAATTCAACCTCAGCTGACCAGTGACAAGAAAGCATGCAAGAAACAATTTCCAAAATGATGAAGACAAAATGAAGTTGTTGAGAGCAGCAGGGTCTTTCAGGCACTGTCACTGCATTCCCTCCAAAGATATTGGCTGTGCTAGATTGATGTTAAAGCTGACTGTACATTGACTGATCCTATATGATATTAATTGCCAATCCCTAGGGTAGTTTCTACTTAATGTTGCTTTTGGAATGTTAGATAAAGAGATGAATGGTTAAACGTGTGACTGTAAGCTTTAAGACTGAAATTACTCTTGTTGCCTGAAACATTGGGATGGAAGACAAAAGATTGGTGGTTTTTTTCATATCACTAGTATACCCATTTAAGTTGGAAAGCCAGCATTGCCATTACAGCTGAGGAACATATTGCAAGCTCTTTTTAAGATTATGTTTTTCTACATCACAAAGACTTTTACTACTAGGCATTAATAGAAAGTGCAAGAGCAGGACCGCACCCATCTTTAGAGTTGATGTGTATGTtgctgatgttgtgtgccttttgaaCTGTTTGCtcccctaaggcgaacctatcatggggttttcttggcaggatttgttcacagagagtttgcctttgctgaaATTTATTTCCTATCAGCATGTGTGAAAGTCCCCAGAATCATACACACTAGTATTAGACAGTTTTAATTATTCCCACTCCATGGATGCAGCGTTTAAAATTGTTGCTCAACTCATCTGTAGATGTATGCTTTGAAGCTGTTTTTATATAAGGTGCCTTTTTAACTTCTGCCTGATGTTCATGGTCCATGTGGGCGGGTGTAAACAGCTGGAACTTTCCAGACCTACTGCTCACAGTTCATGATACAAAGACCAGTTAACAGCCAATAAAGGAATGCTTTTTCCTGCAGTGTAGCAAGAAACCTATGAATTTCTGAGTTTTCTTTCAGAGAACACAAAGCAACTAGTAGCTAAGTTGTCTGTGCTTAAGCAGTGGAACACAGAGTGCCCATAGAGATGACCAGTGTCAAATGGTAGGAGAACTGTGCCAGACAAATGCaaacacagttggccctctacacttgcagctttgtttttgttttgttttttgcagctttgattattcatggattaatCCATGGATGGATTAATTTGTTCTCTCTAAAAATCTCTAGGTCTTGCAgcataattctgtggtcaacacctggcagatgttgaccacagagttgctctggaggacctagaaattcatagagaagtgttttttcaagtttaaaaattgttttgttttttatttgcattttttccactttcatgggggtcctgcattcctaccccagtgaatgtgaagggcccactgtatatgtcatCATGAGTCCAGTATACATCTGAATTCTGCAATGATTCAGTTCAACCAGGTTACTATAGACAGGGTGCTGGGCCTAAGTTAGGCAACCTATTTGGCTTTGCAAGCCATCTGTATTGAAAAGTCCAAAATACTCACATTCAATGCATTCTTTGCAGCTTCTGCACCAGACCGGCTGTCAAAGGTAACAAAGCCTACTGGCTAGGGAAGAAAGCACATTATTTTAGCAATGCATTCATGCATGTTTTGCCACACTGCTAAAGAGAACCCCCAAAATAAGGAGAAAAGTCATTCACCCACATAGACAATGAAGGATTAATAATAAAGACCATAGTAAAGATTCAGCTGGCAAGGTATAGCAGCCTAGCATGAAGGACCCTACAAATACAGTTTGGCACGACACCCCTTTGGTGGATGGGAATGTTTTGTTAGCTGGTAGAGCTGCTTCTTTCCTAGAAGTTTTTCAAAGGGCTCACTATTATACTTTGCCAGTAGTGGTAATtatgtgacccttcagatgttgctggattgcaactgcctgtattcctcaccattggctacactggcttctgggagttacagtccaacatccTATGGAGAGCCAGGAGATTCCCACCCTGACACTACCCAGAAGATCTGAAAATGTCAAACAGTGAATGCATCACAGAAAGGACAATCAGGTGGCAAAATCTTCAGATAGGCCCTGTAGATGAGTTAGTTGAAGCACCAGCTATAATTGAGCACATTAAAATTGCTCATCCCTTTATTGAAATTCCAAGGCTAGGAActgtcttcccctcctcctttctaaTTAAAATATCTGATGTTCAGTTTAAGTAGTTAAGAGCAGTACTGGGCAAATGCCAGGAGGAGGACTAAAGGAGGCATTACCTGTTTTGATGTTAGTTTGATCAGCGATCCTTCATAACCCTGAAAAGCAAGAAGCCAGCAAGTTAGCTATTGGGCTCCTTAAAAGGAAAAATACAGTCTGTGAGGCCAGCTCAGTGCCCCTAAACAGCAGAGTGAAGTGCCAGGAATACTTTTGCAGCGCTGTGTAGCAAATTAAAACTAAGCTGATATTTTTTTATTGGCAGCACATACCCATAGCCCATTACCAGAAAGCACACCATAAGTGGGGAACATCCTATCATAGTACAAAATATTTATATAGTACCACACCACTGGTCCAGTAGCCTAGTACTGTGACTAGCAATAGTATTTCCAGGGTCCTGGGCAGAGATCTCTCCTATCCCTACAAAAGTTAATGCCAGTTAACTATAGATGCTCAAACCTGAGCCTTCCACATCCAAAAGCATATATTCTTCAACTGAATTATTGTCCCCCATTCATGaagatttgttttaatttgctacTATCCTGCTTGATAGGTCAACTAACAACTACAGTCCTCAACATATTATTTCGCTCACCTTGAATGGCCGGAAAAGCAGGTAAAGCTCTCTGGGTTTGATGTCTACAGGAAGGCCACTGACAAAAAGTGTCCTTACCTAGAAGAAAAGGAACAACACCAAGCAGGTTAGATCTCAGGTATGACTACAGCACATGATGATGGCATTAACAACAGCAGTTTAAGATTCTTCAGCTACTAAGTCATTTAATTTGACAAAtttggaaatataaatatattttggggAGGGTATTTTTGATTCCTGAGTGAACAGCCATTACTGATAGGGCATAGGGAGGTAGTCTGATTACCCAGCTCTGATACTCAGTTCCATGTAACACATGGTCAAATTACACATTTAGCCTTTACCTGTCACTGGCTTTACCTTCCACTAGTTCATCTACAGACAATTACAAGAAAGATTCAAGATGGATCAGAAGCTAGAAGGCTTTGATCTGGAAGACAATAAACTGGGAGATATATTAATCTCAGATGCCAAAAAAATTAACTGCAAAAACTTATGACATGATACTAAGATTACAGTTTGAAAAAGAAGAGTGATTCTATGAAgtttggaatcatagagttggaagagaccacaagggccattcaacccaaacccctgccatgcaggaaaactacAGTTGATCTACACTGTACGTAGTATtaaattaaaaaccaattaaaatccaGGATCCCACTGTGTGCTGACAAAGAAGAAAATCTATGTTGAAGTTATTCAAGAGTACAGAAGATGGGGATGGTCTTGGCCAGGGGAACGTGAGGGGAGAGATACACACAAGTACAGTGGctttagtatctgctgggatttagttccaggacccctcatagataccaaaatctgtcaatgctcaaatccctttgcatacagtggtgtaataaaatgatgtcccttatacaaaCCAATACAATTAAGTTTACTTTTtggatgtttattttattttattttatttttttggtatgcGTGAGGATGGTGACCAGAATTgtaaagggtctgaaaaccatgccctatgaggagagaccatgccctatgaggagctggatatgtttagcctggagaagagaacgttatgatagctatgtttaagtatttgaagaggtatcATATTGGTCTGGTCTGATTGCAATGGTATTTATAATTCATTGATCACAGTCAGTTAcagggtgtcatactgaagatagaacaagcttgttttccactgctccagagaaaaggacccggaacaatggatgcaagctacaggaaaaga from Sceloporus undulatus isolate JIND9_A2432 ecotype Alabama chromosome 6, SceUnd_v1.1, whole genome shotgun sequence carries:
- the RBPMS2 gene encoding RNA-binding protein with multiple splicing 2, translating into MSNLQPKETEHGSTGSTGSGGSLEEEVRTLFVSGLPVDIKPRELYLLFRPFKGYEGSLIKLTSKQPVGFVTFDSRSGAEAAKNALNGIRFDPENPQTLRLEFAKANTKMAKSKLMATPNPTNLHPALGAHFIARDPYDLTGAALIPASPEAWAPYPLYTTELTPAIPHAAFTYPAAAAAAAALHAQMRWYPPSEATQQGWKSRQFC